ATGCTCATTGGTCTCCAAACTTCCTGTTGTTCTGTCTATTTAATGCTAATTGGTTACAGTATTTCATTTGTCTTCCAGTATTTTGTTAATAATTTCTGATTGGTCAATGAATTTCCTAATTTCTCCTGAAATAAATTCTCATTAGTCGTATTACTTTCCTGGTTTGCTGAGTTCTAACTGGCTGGTTCTCTGATTGgctgatgtgtgtgtatgtgtctatatctctgttctctgattggctgatgtgtgtgtctatatctctgttctctgattggctgctgtgtgtctatatctctgttctctgattggctgctgttgtgtgtgtgtgtctatatctcTGTTCTCTGATTGGCTGTAGTGTACACTAGAAGAGGTGATGACCACTACAGCTTATCTGGACCTCTTCCTCCGCTCGGTGTCAGAGCCCGCCCTCCTCCAGACCTTCCTCTCCTTCATACTGCTACACACGCACGACAACGTCCAGCTCCTAGACACGCTGGTCTCCAGAGTTAACACACCCTTCCAGGTAACACACCCTTCCAGGTAACACACCCTTCCAGGTAACACACCCTTCCAGGTAACACACCCTTCCAGGTAACACACCCTTCCAGGTAACACACTGGTCTCCAGAGTTAACACACCCTTCCAGGTAACACACTGGTCTCCAGAGTTAACACACCCTTCCAGGTAACACACCCTTCCAGGTAACACACCCTTCCAGGTAACACACCCTTCCAGGTAATCTCTCTAGCACAACAAGACAGGttacagtgtgagtgtgtgtgtgtgtgtgtgtgtgtgtgtgtgtgtgtgtgtgtgtgtgtgtgtgtgtgtgtgtgtgtgtgtgtgtgtgtgtgtgtgtgtgtaagcgtgtgtgtatctctgtgtgtgtattgtgtgtgtgtgtgtgtgtgtgtatctctgtgtgtgtgtgtgtatctctgtgtgtgtgtgtgtgtttacctggattctacagaacagcagcagcagaaaaatgaatgaatagagtgatctgaaaatggagagaaaaaaatcacacacagacacacaaaatccccaaacccctaaccctaaaactaacccctaacactaaaactaacccctaaccctaaaactaacccctaACACTAAAACTAGCATTTTTCCCTGTGGGGTCcggcgaaatgtccccacttgtccaatgttccttgttttactgTCCTCCTGAGGACTTCTTCATAAAGATAGTAAAtccacactgcacacacacagtcaaaagaCTTCTCAAGAAAAGGAACCCAGCTTTCTGTCAATGCCCACCCACTCTATATGAGTGAAAGAtgaatagaagagagagagagagagagaaagagattgctttggcaatgttaacatatgtttcccatgccaataaagccccttgaattgaattgacagacagacagacagacagacagacagacagacagacagacagacagacagacagacagacagacagacagacagacagacagagacagacagacagacacagttctCTCATTAATTTTGTTCATAACTAAAAGGTTGATTTAATGTgttttgacctttgacccctgTGTGTTAGTTAGGTACAGTGTCTCTGGCTCTGTTCCGAACGCTCATTGGTCTGTTCTGTGAAGACGTCATGCTTCAGCTCATACTCAGgtaggaaggtgtgtgtgtgtgttcagtgtgtgtgtgtgtgttcagtgtgtgtgtgtgtgttcagtgtgtgtgtgtgtttagtgtgttcagtgtgtgtgtgttcagtgtgtgtgtgtgttcagtttgtgtgtgtgtgtgttcagtgtgtgtgtgtgtgtgtgtcaatgtgttccattccagacattacaaggtaatgctcctcccaccagcctcctctgacgtGCATGcgtatgtctgtgtgtttctcccctctctcgctgCAGGTATCTGATCCCGTGTACACACCTGTGTGTGAGAGAACGCCGCTCTCTGAAGGACAGAGACACCTACTCTTCCTCAGCTGTTAACTTCCTCTTCCTCACTCCCTCCTGGTGCCCCCTGCGCCTCGGAGCTGTGAACACTCACATCCACTGGGCCATGGGGacaggtgagaacacacacactcacacacacacacacacacacacacacacacacacacacacacacacacacacacacacacacacacacacacacacacacacacacacacacacacacacacacacacacacacacacacacacacacacacacacagaacacacacatacatacacactgaacacacacacaaatcagtcaAGAAGGATTCAAACATGTCAGATCACACAGCCAGGCCGACACAGAGCACTACACAGCCAGGCTGACTCAGAGCATTACACAGCCAGGCTGACTCAGAGCACTACACAGCCAGGCTGACACagagcaccacacagccaggctgACTCAGAGCACTACACAGCCAGGCCGACTCAGAGCACTACACAGCCAGGCTGACACagagcaccacacagccaggctgACTCagagcaccacacagccaggctgACTCAGAGCACTACACAGCCAGGCTGACTCAGAGCACTACACAGCCAGGCTGACTCAGAGCACTACACAGCCAGGCTGACTCAGAGCATTACACAGCCAGGCTGACTCAGAGCACTACACAGCCAGGCTGACTCAGAGCATTACACAGCCAGGCTGACTCagagcaccacacagccaggctgACTCAGAGCACTACACAGCCAGGCTGACTCAGAGCACTACACAGCCAGGCTGACTCAGAGCATTACACAGCCAGGCCGACTCAGAGCACGACACAGCCAGGCCGACTCAGAGCACGACACAGCCAGGCCGACTCAGAGCACGACACAGCCAGGCCGACTCAGAGCACTACACAGCCAGGCCGACTCAGAGCACGACACAGCCAGGCTGACTCAGAGCACGACACAGCCAGGCTGACACAGAGCACTACACAGCCAGGCTGACTCAGAGCACGACACAGCCAGGCCGACTCAGAGCACGACACAGCCAGGCCGACTCAGAGCACGACACAGCCAGGCTGACTCAGAGCACGACACAGCCAGGCCGACTCAGAGCACTACACAGCCAGGCCGACTCagagcaccacacagccaggctgACTCAGAGCACTACACAGCCAGGCCGACTCAGAGCACGACACAGCCAGGCTGACACAGAGCACTACACAGCCAGGCCGACTCAGAGCACGACACAGCCAGGCTGACTCAGAGCACGACACAGCCAGGCTGACACAGAGCACTACACAGCCAGGCCGACACAGAGCACTCTcttgtcctcctcttcttcttctctcttgtCCTCCTCAGACGTTCCCATGTCAGAGGGTGACAGTGTTGGTTACTCCAGGATCTGCAGGACAGACTTCCTGATGAATGTTAACTATCTCCAGTACCTCTGGGATGCTAGAGTTGGGATCGCTGCATCGCTCCAGgcctgtctggtctggtctggtccctATGACGGGGTGAACCCTGTACCTCGGGAGGAGGGAGacggggaagaagagagagaggaggagaagacggATCGAACCTTTAACTGGACTTCATCTCCAGGccctcccctcacctccccccCTGTAACCATGGGAAACCAACATAGAGGGGGAGACGGAGGggacaggggagggaggggaagtgTGGTAGAGTTGGAGTGGGATGATAGCTATGAGTGGGATGATAGtgccctccccccctcctccctccccctcacctcctcctcccctaccCCCCCTGTACATATGGAAACCCCTCAGCATATtcaggagatgagacgttcagcCATAATGTTGATCCAAGGCTCCTACGTAGAGGAGTCCGACTTTCAGGACGATGTGTTGGTCTATAACCTCATAGCACAGAAAGACGCTGCTCGCAGCCGCGAGGTGGAATACAAACCTGACCGCAGGACTACTCCACAGACCAGGACACCGGCTGACAGGAGCACAACATCCACTACTCCACAGACCAGGACACCGGCTGACAGGAGCACAACATCCACTACTCCACAGACCAGGACACCGGCTGACAGGAGCACAACATCCACTACTCCACAGACCAGGACACCGGCTGGCAGGAGCACAACATCCACTACTCCACAGACCAGGACACCGGCTGGCAGGAGCACAACATCCACTACTCCACAGACCAGGACACCGGCTGGCAGGAGCACAACATCCACTACTCCACAGACCAGGACACCGGCTGGCAGGAGCACAACATCCACTACTCCACAGACCAGGACACCGGCTGGCAGGAGCACAACATCCACTACTCCACAGACCAGGACACCGGCTGGCAGGAGCACAACATCCACTACTCCACAGACCAGGACACCGGCTGGCAGGAGCACAACATCCACTGCACTTGTTCACAGACATGGAACACATAGACGAGAgaaggagggggtgagagaggaagaggggctgagagaggaagaggggctgagagaggaagaggggctgagagaggaagaggggctgagagaggaagaggggctgagagaggaagaggggctgagagaggaagaggggctgagagaggagaagcGATCACAACCACACCTGCTCAGTAACGGTCTGAGCTGTGAGGACCACACAGTCAATAAGGAGGTCGATGATGACCGTAAACGCACGCCGTCCGGACCGCATTTGGACCACAACTGCAACGTGACGGTGACCACGACCGTGACGAATGACCTGAGCGCCGCAGAGCACCAGGAGAGAACCACCTCAGAGAACCACACACACCCTGTCCCGAACGGTCTCCCTGATGTCGAGAAACAGCATGACTGGAACAACACCGATGCTGATCATCCTGTAACCCCGATTACGACCCCGGCGGCGGGTGACAACTTCCTGTCCCAGTATCGGGAGCTCATGCGCTCGCTGGGGGTGGAGCCTGATGATGTCACCGATGACATCACAGAGTTCAGGAAGCGTGTGTTGGCTCTGgcccaggaggaggaggaggaggaggaggaggtggacttTAGCGTGTTCTCTACAGACTCACCGGAACCGAAGGATGCCGATCTGGAACCGGAGAACAGTCCAGGACTGACGAGGAACAGCCAAGACAGAAAACATGGGATACCCTTCACTGGTGAGATATTGAGAACTGTCATGCCTGTATGGAAAAATGTTGAGGGTTCTAAAGTAATGAGGGTTGTAGAATGATGAGGGTTCTAAAATAATGAGGGTGGTAGAAGGATGAGGGTTCTAAAATAATGAGGGTTGTGTAATGATGAGGGTTCTAAAATAACGAGGGTTGTGGAATGATGAGGGTTCTAAAATAATGAGGGTGGTAGAAGGATGAGGGTTCTAAAATAATGAGGGTTGTGGAATGATGAGGGTTCTAAAATAACGAGGGTTGTGGAATGATGAGGGTTCTAAAATAACGAGGGTTGTAGAATGATGAGGGTTCTAAAATAACGAGGGTTGTAGAATGATGAGGGTTCTAAAATAACGAGGGTTGTAGAATGATGAGGGTTCTAAAATAACGAGGGTTGTAGAATGATGAGGGTTCTAAAATAATGAGGGTTCTTAAAAAATGAGTTGCAGAATGATGAGGGTTCTAAAATAACGAGGGTTGTAGAATGATGAGGGTTCTAAAATAACGAGGGTTGTAGAATGATGAGGGTTCTAAAATAACGAGGGTTCTAGTGCTGCTACGTTCTAAGTTTGAATCAATGAAACGTGATTCAAATGTTagctctctcaatctccctcagTTCTGCCGTTCTCCTGTCAATGTCTAGTTTCTAGCGCTGTGTTGTGTGGTTCCACAGGCCCGTTCATTAGTGTTCTGCTGTCTCGGTTGGAGAACCTGTTGGAGAACCCTATTCCAGTCAACCTGCTAGTTACAGGCATCCTGTCTCAGCTCGCCAAATACCCCCAGCCTCTCCTCCGGGCGTTCCTCCTGAACACGCACACTGACCCACAGCCCAA
This is a stretch of genomic DNA from Salvelinus alpinus chromosome 11, SLU_Salpinus.1, whole genome shotgun sequence. It encodes these proteins:
- the LOC139534769 gene encoding FHF complex subunit HOOK-interacting protein 1A-like, whose translation is MMASVVANGNRKTSLSLKGVDPETCMIVFRNHWAQVVKILEKHDPVHNSGGVCLRLGPIPGDEASAVQNYVEHMLLLLMEEETGQGGAMGAILEFVVVEGVMERLFLWSLRRHFTDDMKLEQLRMYQMLLSQARQPLLHHKPVLRPLMMLLSSCAGAGAGGRGGGGGSVEAELVLLLNQLCGALAKDPSVLELFFHTSEDQGAANFLLFSLLIPFTHQEGSVGQQARDALLLIMQLSAYNPRVATHITDNTYFCPVLATGLSGLYSSLPAKLQVYSEDWHCLERADWIQVPALVQFLNSLQFCCSVIKVGHPSIRGQLLGYIYNGFLVPVLAPALHKCTLEEVMTTTAYLDLFLRSVSEPALLQTFLSFILLHTHDNVQLLDTLVSRVNTPFQLGTVSLALFRTLIGLFCEDVMLQLILRYLIPCTHLCVRERRSLKDRDTYSSSAVNFLFLTPSWCPLPRPTQSTLLSSSSSSLLSSSDVPMSEGDSVGYSRICRTDFLMNVNYLQYLWDARVGIAASLQACLVWSGPYDGVNPVPREEGDGEEEREEEKTDRTFNWTSSPGPPLTSPPVTMGNQHRGGDGGDRGGRGSVVELEWDDSYEWDDSALPPSSLPLTSSSPTPPVHMETPQHIQEMRRSAIMLIQGSYVEESDFQDDVLVYNLIAQKDAARSREVEYKPDRRTTPQTRTPADRSTTSTTPQTRTPADRSTTSTTPQTRTPADRSTTSTTPQTRTPAGRSTTSTTPQTRTPAGRSTTSTTPQTRTPAGRSTTSTTPQTRTPAGRSTTSTTPQTRTPAGRSTTSTTPQTRTPAGRSTTSTTPQTRTPAGRSTTSTALVHRHGTHRREKEGVREEEGLREEEGLREEEGLREEEGLREEEGLREEEGLREEEGLREEKRSQPHLLSNGLSCEDHTVNKEVDDDRKRTPSGPHLDHNCNVTVTTTVTNDLSAAEHQERTTSENHTHPVPNGLPDVEKQHDWNNTDADHPVTPITTPAAGDNFLSQYRELMRSLGVEPDDVTDDITEFRKRVLALAQEEEEEEEEVDFSVFSTDSPEPKDADLEPENSPGLTRNSQDRKHGIPFTGPFISVLLSRLENLLENPIPVNLLVTGILSQLAKYPQPLLRAFLLNTHTDPQPNVRTLYQVLVSVRVQIEQYAVDQTEFPATVREAWRYLLARDQALKLRELLQDSHSEYRKSVLPNGTQQITQNVPPCPNIPPQARNRVFATVLYAEFLKELAAIAQEHSIVPDSPIED